The following are encoded together in the Arcticibacterium luteifluviistationis genome:
- a CDS encoding 4Fe-4S dicluster domain-containing protein, with the protein MKFKLSLSYLCDMSYFGNIKKGIKTTAKGMSLTLKHLADARFSRAEKQISEPDFFELDKGHVTIQYPHQKIDIPDHGRNQLDCEIDDCIVCDKCAKICPVDCIDIEAIKSPELIRSTSDGSPVRLHAAKFDIDMAKCCFCGLCTTVCPTECLTMNSEYDYSVVDVTDLNFAFANLSEEDAQEKRDLYDQFVAEKEALKAEKQKLTAKTEGSEKPAGRPVFSPTQKAKPTGSPIFKPSAKSSGDGKPVFKPSAGKPAFKPGMKPADEGSDKPKPVFKPTAKSTAPKFTPSAKPVFKPSQKPKDDTAETNTEVKATPKFTPSAKPSFKPSQKPKTEEVENKSEVKATPKFTPSAKPSFKPSQKPKTEEVENKSEVKATPKFTPTAKPAFKPTQKPKAAEVENKEEVEATPKFTPSKPAFKPTQKPKSEEVENKSEVKATPKFTPTAKPAFKPTQKPKAAEVENKEEVEATPKFTPSKPAFKPTQKPKTEEVENKEEVKATPKFTPTAKPAFKPTQKPKSEEVENKEEVKATPKFTPSKPAFKPTQKPKKD; encoded by the coding sequence ATGAAATTTAAATTATCTTTGTCCTATCTTTGTGATATGTCCTATTTCGGAAACATTAAGAAAGGTATAAAGACTACTGCCAAAGGCATGAGTCTTACCTTAAAGCATTTGGCTGACGCACGTTTTTCACGAGCTGAAAAACAGATATCTGAGCCAGACTTTTTTGAATTAGATAAAGGTCATGTCACAATTCAGTATCCTCATCAAAAAATAGATATTCCAGATCATGGTAGGAATCAGTTGGATTGTGAAATCGATGATTGTATCGTTTGTGACAAATGTGCGAAGATTTGTCCCGTAGACTGTATTGATATTGAGGCTATAAAGTCTCCAGAACTCATCAGGAGTACTTCTGATGGCTCTCCCGTACGTCTTCATGCGGCCAAATTTGACATAGACATGGCGAAATGCTGTTTCTGTGGCTTGTGTACTACTGTGTGCCCTACGGAGTGCTTGACCATGAATAGCGAATACGACTATTCTGTGGTGGATGTAACAGACCTTAATTTTGCTTTTGCTAACCTTTCAGAGGAAGACGCTCAAGAGAAAAGGGACCTGTATGACCAGTTCGTAGCAGAAAAAGAAGCTTTAAAAGCTGAAAAACAGAAATTAACTGCTAAAACAGAGGGTTCAGAGAAGCCAGCTGGAAGACCAGTATTTAGTCCTACCCAAAAAGCAAAACCGACAGGCAGTCCTATATTTAAGCCAAGTGCAAAATCTTCTGGCGATGGAAAACCAGTATTCAAGCCTTCGGCTGGAAAGCCTGCCTTCAAACCAGGGATGAAACCTGCGGATGAAGGATCGGATAAACCAAAACCCGTATTTAAACCAACGGCTAAATCAACAGCACCAAAGTTTACGCCAAGTGCTAAGCCTGTTTTTAAACCAAGTCAGAAGCCAAAAGATGACACAGCCGAAACTAATACAGAAGTAAAAGCTACACCAAAGTTTACACCGAGTGCAAAACCATCTTTCAAGCCAAGTCAGAAACCAAAGACTGAGGAAGTAGAGAATAAGTCAGAAGTAAAAGCTACGCCAAAGTTTACGCCGAGTGCAAAACCATCTTTCAAACCAAGTCAGAAACCAAAGACTGAGGAGGTTGAGAATAAGTCAGAAGTAAAAGCTACGCCAAAGTTTACACCGACAGCCAAGCCAGCTTTTAAACCTACGCAGAAACCAAAGGCAGCAGAGGTTGAGAATAAGGAAGAAGTAGAGGCTACGCCAAAGTTTACACCGAGTAAGCCTGCTTTCAAGCCTACGCAGAAACCAAAGAGTGAGGAGGTAGAGAATAAGTCAGAAGTAAAAGCTACGCCAAAGTTTACACCGACAGCCAAGCCAGCTTTTAAACCTACGCAGAAACCAAAGGCAGCAGAGGTTGAGAATAAGGAAGAAGTAGAGGCTACGCCAAAGTTTACACCGAGTAAGCCTGCTTTCAAGCCTACGCAGAAACCAAAGACTGAGGAGGTAGAGAATAAGGAAGAAGTAAAGGCTACGCCAAAGTTTACACCGACAGCCAAGCCAGCTTTTAAACCTACGCAGAAACCAAAGAGTGAGGAGGTAGAGAATAAAGAAGAAGTAAAAGCTACGCCAAAGTTTACACCGAGTAAGCCTGCTTTCAAGCCTACGCAGAAACCTAAAAAAGATTAA
- a CDS encoding response regulator transcription factor: protein MLRISLVDDHEIFLKGLEGLLSKQENFSISNSFSSGNALLEKLPLTDTDVLLLDLQLPDLKPEVLLAKIRQVQPDLKIIYLTLIRGNKYFNKLSKIGFQGYILKDSPVEILQEAIEKVANGGEYFGERYGKETNVNTATTPSAQILNLLSLREIEVLKLVSQELSSAEIAQQLFVSVSTIDSHRKNIMLKLGVDNIVGLIKIAVNNGLI, encoded by the coding sequence ATGCTTCGAATCAGCTTAGTAGATGACCATGAAATTTTCTTGAAAGGCCTAGAAGGCCTACTAAGTAAGCAGGAAAACTTTTCTATTTCCAATAGCTTTTCATCTGGCAATGCTCTTTTAGAGAAGCTCCCATTGACCGATACTGATGTACTCCTTTTAGACTTACAACTGCCCGACCTGAAACCAGAAGTGTTGCTTGCCAAGATTAGACAAGTACAACCTGATCTAAAGATTATTTACCTCACATTAATAAGAGGAAACAAGTATTTTAACAAGCTAAGTAAAATTGGATTTCAAGGTTATATTCTTAAAGATAGCCCTGTGGAAATACTTCAAGAAGCTATTGAGAAAGTAGCGAATGGAGGAGAGTATTTTGGAGAGAGGTATGGAAAAGAAACAAATGTCAATACCGCAACTACTCCCTCGGCTCAAATATTAAACCTACTGAGCTTAAGGGAAATTGAGGTACTCAAATTAGTAAGCCAAGAATTATCCAGTGCAGAAATAGCTCAGCAGCTATTTGTAAGTGTCAGTACTATAGACAGTCACCGAAAAAATATCATGCTCAAACTCGGGGTTGACAACATTGTAGGTTTAATTAAAATTGCGGTAAATAATGGATTGATATGA
- a CDS encoding NADH-quinone oxidoreductase subunit J family protein, translating to MEVFEEILEADLLAQIVFGIFALITLGGAAYLFFTKNILFGAYGLLTSLLGVAGLFLMAHAEFIAVSQIMIYVGGVLILILFGIMLSANSRNKGDALRVINVNKLLSLLIAFAISAGLGLMIFNLKMAKGAESYGEVNHINALGMHLMTSHVVLLEMIGVLLLVVLIGASYIAKREKL from the coding sequence ATGGAGGTATTTGAAGAAATATTGGAAGCCGATCTATTGGCTCAGATAGTTTTCGGCATTTTTGCCTTAATAACACTTGGCGGAGCAGCCTATTTATTTTTTACAAAGAATATCCTTTTTGGAGCTTACGGTCTATTGACGTCCCTTTTAGGTGTGGCAGGTTTATTTTTAATGGCACATGCCGAATTCATAGCTGTTTCACAAATAATGATTTATGTAGGAGGGGTTTTGATACTGATTCTGTTTGGAATAATGCTTTCGGCCAATAGCAGAAACAAAGGAGACGCTCTTCGTGTGATAAATGTCAATAAGCTATTGTCTTTGCTAATTGCTTTTGCTATTTCTGCTGGACTTGGCCTAATGATTTTTAATCTTAAAATGGCGAAGGGTGCAGAAAGTTATGGGGAGGTAAATCATATTAACGCGTTGGGAATGCACCTTATGACTAGCCATGTTGTCTTATTAGAGATGATTGGTGTGTTATTATTGGTGGTGTTAATAGGAGCATCTTACATTGCTAAAAGAGAGAAGTTATGA
- a CDS encoding NUDIX hydrolase: MNFNSFINYLETKLQEPLPGHADFLERNGYDLNKRQKPNLNKIKKSAILIAFYPHQGDIYLPLILRPPYDGTHGGQMAFPGGRMEDFDESYERTALREAEEEIGLKALDVNIIGNLTEVYIAPSNYWVKPIIGTLDYSPSFFPDKREVAAIHKIPWSEFSIPDRLQKRTIQVRGTKMVTTGFEIQGQWIWGATALMIAELMQVLKS, translated from the coding sequence TTGAATTTCAATTCTTTCATAAATTATTTAGAAACAAAGCTTCAAGAGCCGCTGCCTGGTCATGCGGATTTTTTGGAGAGGAATGGATATGACCTTAATAAAAGGCAAAAGCCTAATTTAAACAAAATTAAAAAAAGTGCTATTCTCATAGCCTTTTACCCTCACCAAGGCGACATCTACCTTCCTTTAATTTTAAGACCTCCTTATGACGGAACTCATGGTGGTCAAATGGCTTTCCCTGGTGGACGAATGGAAGATTTTGATGAATCTTACGAACGAACTGCTCTAAGAGAAGCCGAAGAAGAGATTGGCCTTAAGGCTCTTGATGTCAACATTATAGGAAACCTTACCGAGGTCTACATAGCCCCTTCAAATTATTGGGTAAAACCTATCATTGGCACCTTAGACTACAGCCCAAGTTTTTTCCCAGACAAAAGAGAAGTAGCTGCGATACATAAAATTCCATGGTCTGAATTTTCAATTCCCGACAGACTCCAAAAGAGAACAATTCAAGTAAGAGGAACTAAAATGGTCACCACTGGTTTTGAAATTCAAGGGCAATGGATATGGGGAGCCACCGCCCTTATGATAGCAGAACTGATGCAAGTTTTGAAAAGCTAA
- a CDS encoding DUF983 domain-containing protein, protein MIQNIISMLNNNCPNCNKGKVFKTKSIILSFGFSEMETKCPNCNNKFEKEPGFFIGAMYASYGLIIAEIFITYIIASFFFEEPFDLRILGIITAVLLVLSFFNYRFSRIMWLYAFG, encoded by the coding sequence ATGATTCAAAACATCATTTCCATGTTAAACAACAATTGTCCTAATTGTAACAAAGGAAAAGTTTTCAAAACTAAGAGTATCATTTTATCTTTTGGATTTTCAGAAATGGAAACCAAATGCCCTAACTGTAACAATAAGTTTGAGAAAGAGCCAGGCTTTTTTATAGGAGCTATGTATGCCAGCTACGGTCTTATTATTGCTGAAATATTCATTACCTATATCATTGCCAGTTTTTTCTTTGAGGAGCCATTTGACCTTAGAATACTAGGTATCATCACAGCTGTTTTATTAGTTCTAAGCTTTTTTAATTACCGATTCTCTAGAATAATGTGGCTATACGCTTTCGGATAA
- a CDS encoding GIY-YIG nuclease family protein, protein MKYYIYILFSLKSGIRYVGLTKDIDRRLKEHNGGKSKFTKGHIPWELKHFEEFATRTEAREREKYLKSGVGREYLNKILAS, encoded by the coding sequence ATGAAATATTATATTTACATTCTATTTTCTTTAAAATCAGGAATTCGTTATGTTGGATTGACGAAAGACATTGATAGAAGATTGAAAGAACATAATGGAGGAAAAAGTAAGTTTACAAAAGGTCATATTCCTTGGGAATTGAAACACTTTGAAGAGTTTGCAACTCGTACAGAAGCTAGAGAAAGAGAGAAATATCTTAAATCTGGTGTTGGAAGAGAATATTTAAATAAGATTTTGGCTTCGTAG
- a CDS encoding AraC family transcriptional regulator — MRAYPVYEIKKFDKKRYQNDLYVNTFKRHLISNSFIEQSHRHSFYLMVLFTAGSGTHKIDLDTFKIESGSLFVMKPGQVHSWTLSADIEGYIVFYSQEIYNLHFGHKKIEEYAFYNPASNISEIKLTAKEMADVEVYFNLLVKENMENQSLKEEKLLNLLDIIHIEISRMHLAENKPYHTYSEKVNKFNLILEENYKVEKLPSFYAAEMSITLKHLNRICKRVLNKTVTQLISEKVVLESKRLLTFSDSTVAEVADEMGYINHSYFARVFKKHGGMSPKSFKTSLTNLL; from the coding sequence ATGAGAGCATACCCAGTTTATGAGATTAAAAAATTTGATAAGAAAAGGTATCAGAATGATTTATACGTCAACACATTTAAACGGCACCTGATATCTAATAGCTTTATAGAGCAGTCGCACCGTCATAGTTTTTATTTGATGGTTTTATTTACCGCAGGAAGTGGAACACATAAAATTGACCTTGATACTTTTAAAATAGAGTCTGGAAGCCTTTTTGTGATGAAACCTGGTCAAGTGCATAGTTGGACGCTTTCTGCTGATATAGAAGGTTATATTGTTTTTTATTCGCAAGAGATTTATAACCTCCATTTTGGTCATAAAAAAATTGAAGAATATGCTTTTTATAATCCGGCTTCTAATATTTCTGAGATAAAACTGACAGCAAAGGAAATGGCTGATGTAGAAGTTTATTTCAATCTTTTGGTTAAAGAAAATATGGAAAATCAATCTTTAAAAGAGGAGAAGCTACTTAACCTTTTAGATATTATTCATATAGAGATTTCTAGGATGCATTTGGCTGAAAATAAGCCTTATCATACGTACTCCGAAAAGGTGAATAAGTTTAATCTGATTTTAGAAGAAAACTATAAAGTAGAGAAATTACCTTCTTTTTATGCTGCAGAAATGAGTATTACACTGAAGCATCTAAATAGAATATGTAAAAGGGTTTTAAATAAGACGGTGACGCAGCTTATTTCGGAAAAGGTGGTTTTAGAAAGTAAACGCTTGCTCACTTTTAGTGATAGCACCGTGGCCGAAGTGGCAGATGAAATGGGCTACATAAATCATTCCTATTTTGCACGAGTTTTTAAGAAACATGGAGGTATGAGTCCAAAGAGTTTTAAGACTAGTTTGACAAATTTATTATAG
- the nuoK gene encoding NADH-quinone oxidoreductase subunit NuoK produces MIESSYFLYVSAILFALGFAVLITKKNLIMMLMGVELMLNAVNINFVALARNASDPFEGQLFSLFIMIIAASEVAVALAIILKLRQHYKTINPDLLDELKN; encoded by the coding sequence ATGATTGAAAGTTCTTACTTTTTATATGTTTCAGCCATTCTGTTTGCTTTAGGTTTTGCGGTTTTGATAACCAAGAAAAATCTAATAATGATGCTAATGGGAGTGGAACTGATGCTAAATGCTGTAAATATTAATTTTGTGGCTTTAGCTAGAAATGCATCTGACCCTTTTGAAGGCCAGCTTTTCAGCCTTTTTATAATGATAATAGCGGCTTCAGAGGTAGCAGTGGCACTTGCAATAATTTTGAAATTAAGACAACACTATAAAACTATTAACCCTGATTTATTGGACGAGTTAAAAAATTGA
- a CDS encoding NAD(P)/FAD-dependent oxidoreductase, which translates to MYKELTLVLDPEVALNDESLKTFLGKELNIAPSEFYHRVRRQSVDARKKQVKINLQVEVSSSPLQLNIDFEKNYQDVSKSKQAVIIGAGPAGLFAALRLIELGIKPIVLERGKDVQTRRRDLAAINKDHVVNPDSNYCFGEGGAGTYSDGKLYTRSKKRGDIKRTLEILVAHGATEQILVDAHPHIGTNKLPKVVEELRESILGAGGEIHFDTKVTDFLISNQEMTGVLTENGSTYEGLGVILATGHSARDIYELLHKKSILIENKSFAMGVRIEHPQGFVDSCQYHKKERGILPAASYSLVSQTHYKGVKRGVFSFCMCPGGFIVPASTAPGELVVNGMSPSRRDSFFANSGVVVAINEPDWQAYKDFGPLAALQFQKSVERKAWEVAVANSPNYKEHCQLAPAQLIPDFLNGKVSRRLNESSYQPGLVSVDMNEVLPSNIAEPLKEGIRAFGNKMKGYNSNEGQLIGIESRTSSPVRIPRDRESLEHLSTKRLFPCGEGAGYAGGIISAAMDGERCAEALVKIYK; encoded by the coding sequence ATGTATAAAGAACTAACACTAGTTTTAGACCCAGAAGTTGCCTTAAACGACGAAAGCCTAAAAACATTTCTTGGCAAAGAGTTAAACATTGCCCCTAGCGAATTCTATCACCGAGTAAGAAGACAGTCTGTAGATGCTAGAAAAAAGCAAGTCAAAATAAACTTACAAGTAGAAGTTTCTTCTTCTCCGCTCCAACTTAACATTGACTTTGAAAAGAATTACCAAGACGTAAGTAAATCTAAACAAGCCGTTATCATTGGAGCAGGTCCAGCAGGACTTTTTGCCGCTTTAAGGTTAATAGAGCTAGGTATCAAGCCCATTGTATTAGAAAGGGGAAAAGATGTTCAAACAAGAAGGAGAGACTTGGCTGCCATCAATAAAGACCATGTGGTCAACCCTGATTCCAACTACTGTTTTGGTGAAGGAGGTGCAGGAACCTACTCTGATGGAAAACTCTATACACGCTCTAAGAAGAGAGGAGATATTAAAAGAACTTTAGAGATTTTAGTGGCTCATGGTGCTACCGAACAAATACTGGTAGATGCCCACCCACATATAGGTACTAACAAGCTCCCAAAAGTAGTTGAGGAATTAAGAGAGAGTATTTTAGGTGCTGGCGGTGAAATCCATTTTGACACCAAGGTGACAGACTTTTTGATTTCTAATCAGGAAATGACAGGGGTACTTACCGAAAATGGAAGTACTTACGAAGGCCTTGGGGTAATACTTGCCACAGGCCATTCGGCCAGAGACATTTATGAATTGCTCCATAAAAAAAGCATTCTGATAGAGAATAAATCCTTTGCTATGGGCGTGAGAATAGAGCACCCACAGGGCTTTGTTGATAGCTGCCAATACCATAAAAAAGAAAGAGGTATTCTACCTGCAGCGTCTTATTCACTAGTTTCTCAAACACATTATAAAGGCGTAAAAAGAGGCGTTTTTAGTTTTTGTATGTGTCCTGGAGGATTCATAGTGCCCGCCAGTACTGCCCCGGGAGAACTGGTCGTAAATGGCATGTCACCGTCCAGAAGAGATTCGTTCTTTGCCAACTCAGGGGTAGTAGTAGCCATAAATGAACCAGATTGGCAAGCATACAAAGACTTTGGCCCGCTTGCTGCCTTGCAATTCCAAAAAAGTGTAGAAAGAAAGGCATGGGAAGTAGCCGTAGCAAATAGTCCAAATTATAAAGAACACTGTCAATTAGCACCTGCCCAGTTAATTCCCGACTTCTTAAACGGAAAGGTTTCTAGGCGTCTGAATGAGTCTTCTTATCAACCCGGACTCGTCTCTGTTGACATGAATGAAGTATTGCCTTCTAATATTGCAGAGCCATTGAAAGAAGGTATTAGAGCCTTCGGCAATAAAATGAAAGGCTACAACAGCAATGAAGGCCAATTAATTGGAATTGAAAGCAGAACCTCATCTCCTGTCAGGATTCCGAGAGATAGAGAAAGTTTAGAGCATTTAAGTACCAAAAGGCTATTTCCATGCGGTGAAGGTGCCGGTTATGCTGGTGGTATTATTAGTGCCGCCATGGACGGAGAACGCTGTGCGGAGGCTCTTGTCAAAATTTATAAGTAA
- a CDS encoding outer membrane beta-barrel family protein produces MKNLLTLFLTTLIGFSAVAQFPGGNRQDPNKGHVFGKIIDNEGKPVEFATVIIMKSVLDSTTQSPKEIVVKAQTSEMNGDFDFSELPTFSKISLKVSSVGFATTDFPIVFDKPDMSGMKPGQKPDPAMIAKMMAAFEKDLGNLVLENDTQVLDAVTVTAQKALLEMDIDKKIFNVDKNIVTAGGTAVDVMRNVPSLQVDIDGNVKLRNASPTLFIDGRPTTLMLNQIPADAIEKVEVITNPSAKYDASGSMAGILNIVLKKNKKSGYNGMFNIGADRYGGSSVMGNFNVRQGKVNLSVMGMGMRINNNVDGYSERNSVIEGISANTYQDIISETTGLLGFGRIGLDYYISNRTSVSVGGVIGGGKFSPEENILITNTVGNNTTLSNRLSNSTRQFQPTGLQLGFRHSFPTAGEELTMDFNYFGGTNENNGTYTTNYLGDANQITGVQIQKNLGNGNNGFMTFQTDYVKPLKNNGNIELGVRAQINTLENINDNTLRAIGSDVFLPIASASTNYESTNNVYAAYISLSGKVGTAFSYKAGVRAESSSYKGDLLNTGEKFSNDYPVSLFPSLFLSKDLSPTDQLQFSVTRRVNRPNFFQIIPFIDYSDSLNITQGNADLVPEFTTSTELSYSKSKGTGTFLTSIYYKHTNNLITRYLSQEINPISGNLDLINTYVNANSSENYGAEITYTNKIQKWWDFTANVNFYNSRINTENIENNSSQDALWTTFGKINNNFSLKNKWVIQLSGDYQGKTNLPVSQGQSFGPPSTAQSSSQGYIEPFYGVDVAIKKSFMKNDVASLTLSANDIFRTRGNTQVSSGDGFSQTYYRLNNPQQIKLNFSFRFGQMDANMFKKKGNASSMEGMQMQ; encoded by the coding sequence ATGAAAAATTTACTAACATTATTTTTAACAACGCTCATAGGCTTCTCGGCCGTAGCTCAGTTTCCAGGTGGAAACAGACAAGACCCAAACAAAGGACACGTCTTCGGAAAAATCATTGACAACGAAGGCAAACCTGTGGAATTCGCCACGGTTATTATCATGAAAAGCGTGCTAGACAGTACAACACAATCTCCTAAAGAAATAGTGGTGAAAGCCCAAACTTCTGAAATGAATGGAGACTTTGATTTCTCAGAATTACCAACTTTTTCAAAAATAAGCCTTAAAGTAAGCTCAGTAGGTTTTGCTACTACAGATTTCCCAATAGTATTTGACAAACCTGACATGTCGGGCATGAAACCTGGTCAAAAGCCAGACCCTGCCATGATAGCTAAAATGATGGCAGCCTTTGAAAAAGATTTAGGCAACCTAGTTTTAGAAAACGATACGCAAGTTTTAGATGCCGTAACGGTGACAGCTCAGAAAGCTTTACTGGAAATGGACATTGACAAAAAGATTTTCAATGTTGACAAGAACATTGTTACTGCTGGTGGTACTGCGGTAGATGTAATGAGAAACGTACCTTCTTTACAGGTTGACATTGACGGAAATGTAAAACTGAGAAATGCTTCGCCAACCTTATTTATTGACGGAAGACCTACTACTTTAATGTTAAATCAAATTCCAGCAGATGCCATTGAAAAAGTAGAAGTCATCACCAATCCTTCTGCCAAATATGATGCCTCTGGAAGCATGGCGGGTATCTTGAATATTGTACTTAAAAAGAATAAAAAAAGTGGCTATAACGGTATGTTTAATATTGGAGCTGACAGATACGGTGGAAGCAGTGTAATGGGAAATTTCAACGTGAGACAGGGCAAGGTTAACTTATCTGTAATGGGTATGGGCATGAGAATCAACAATAATGTAGATGGCTATAGCGAGCGTAACAGTGTTATAGAAGGCATTTCGGCTAATACGTATCAAGATATTATAAGCGAGACTACAGGATTGCTAGGTTTTGGAAGAATAGGTTTAGACTACTATATATCTAACAGAACTTCGGTTTCTGTTGGTGGTGTGATAGGCGGCGGAAAGTTTAGCCCAGAAGAAAACATTTTAATTACTAACACCGTAGGAAACAACACGACCTTAAGCAACAGATTATCAAACTCTACCAGACAGTTTCAGCCAACAGGTTTGCAGTTAGGTTTCAGACACAGCTTCCCTACAGCAGGCGAAGAACTGACCATGGACTTTAACTATTTCGGTGGAACAAACGAAAATAATGGTACATACACCACCAATTACTTAGGCGATGCGAACCAAATAACTGGCGTTCAAATTCAGAAGAACTTAGGAAATGGAAACAATGGTTTCATGACTTTTCAAACGGATTATGTAAAACCACTTAAAAACAATGGCAATATAGAGCTAGGCGTGAGAGCACAAATAAACACGCTAGAAAACATTAATGATAATACGCTTAGAGCCATTGGTTCTGATGTCTTTTTACCAATAGCATCGGCTTCTACAAATTATGAAAGCACTAATAATGTGTATGCCGCTTATATTTCGCTTAGCGGAAAAGTAGGAACAGCGTTTTCTTATAAAGCTGGCGTAAGAGCAGAAAGCTCTTCTTATAAAGGAGACTTGTTAAACACGGGTGAAAAATTCAGCAATGATTATCCTGTTAGCTTATTCCCGTCTCTGTTTTTAAGCAAAGACCTTAGCCCAACAGACCAACTACAATTTAGCGTAACCAGAAGAGTAAATAGACCAAACTTCTTCCAGATAATTCCTTTCATTGACTACAGTGATAGCCTAAACATCACACAAGGAAATGCAGACTTGGTTCCAGAATTTACTACCTCAACGGAGCTGTCTTACAGTAAGTCAAAAGGTACGGGTACTTTTCTTACCTCTATTTACTATAAGCACACAAACAATTTAATTACTAGATATTTAAGCCAAGAAATAAACCCAATTAGTGGAAACCTTGATTTGATTAATACTTATGTGAATGCTAACTCTAGCGAAAACTATGGTGCGGAGATAACTTATACCAATAAGATTCAAAAATGGTGGGATTTCACAGCGAATGTGAACTTCTATAACTCTAGAATCAATACGGAGAATATTGAGAACAATTCTTCTCAGGATGCTTTATGGACTACTTTCGGTAAGATTAACAACAACTTTAGTTTGAAAAACAAATGGGTAATTCAGCTTTCTGGAGACTATCAAGGAAAAACTAACCTTCCAGTTTCTCAGGGGCAAAGCTTTGGACCTCCTAGCACCGCTCAAAGTTCTTCTCAGGGATATATTGAGCCATTCTACGGCGTAGATGTGGCCATCAAAAAGAGTTTTATGAAAAACGATGTGGCTTCTTTGACACTATCTGCCAATGACATTTTCCGTACCAGAGGAAATACGCAAGTATCAAGTGGTGATGGTTTTTCGCAGACCTATTATAGACTGAATAATCCGCAGCAAATCAAATTAAACTTCTCTTTCAGATTCGGTCAAATGGATGCTAATATGTTTAAGAAAAAAGGAAACGCATCTTCTATGGAAGGAATGCAAATGCAGTAA